One genomic segment of Nocardia spumae includes these proteins:
- a CDS encoding cytochrome P450 family protein produces MSTTESFDITSPAFKHAPFEILADLRKNSPIAKIALPGGESGWLVTRYDDVEAFFRDSRLTNNPADVYPPEVLAMVFPHGEFSDALLHSVIFQSDPVTHTRLRRLVSASFTPRFIETWQPRIQQITDALIDRLPEHGEIDFVQEIAFPLPMRVISEILGVPSADQEKFRIWSNLYVDAMGNPAAAMQIKDEMQEFLHYLHALLEAKRQQPADDLLSRLLQVEMEGDRLSRKEIIGMTQLLILAGNETTTSLLGSAMLTFFQHPEQAEAVKSDPALLKQAIEEVIRYRGPLMNANDRWVAEDFEYQGQQLKKGDHIYLCVTSANRDESRFPDAATFDIRREDGQRHLGFGKGMHFCLGAPLARLEASVGLSTVLRRMPDIALAVGMDELTWRPGITSSTLETLPVRF; encoded by the coding sequence ATGTCGACAACCGAATCCTTCGATATCACATCACCGGCGTTCAAACACGCCCCCTTCGAAATCCTCGCCGACCTGCGCAAGAACTCACCGATAGCGAAGATAGCGCTGCCCGGCGGCGAATCCGGCTGGCTGGTCACCCGCTACGACGACGTCGAGGCGTTCTTTCGTGACTCCCGCCTGACCAACAACCCGGCCGATGTGTATCCGCCCGAGGTTCTCGCCATGGTGTTTCCGCACGGCGAATTCTCCGACGCGCTGTTGCATTCGGTGATCTTCCAGAGCGACCCGGTCACCCACACGCGCCTGCGCCGACTGGTCAGCGCGTCGTTCACCCCGCGATTCATCGAGACCTGGCAGCCACGCATTCAGCAGATCACCGATGCCCTGATCGACCGGCTACCCGAACACGGTGAGATCGACTTCGTGCAGGAGATCGCCTTCCCACTGCCCATGCGGGTGATCTCGGAAATCCTGGGCGTACCCAGCGCGGATCAGGAGAAGTTCCGGATCTGGTCCAATCTGTATGTCGACGCCATGGGCAACCCGGCGGCCGCGATGCAGATCAAGGACGAGATGCAGGAGTTCCTGCACTACCTGCACGCACTGCTCGAGGCCAAACGGCAGCAGCCCGCCGATGATCTGCTGAGTCGTCTGCTGCAGGTGGAGATGGAGGGAGATCGCCTGTCCCGCAAGGAAATCATCGGCATGACCCAGCTACTGATCCTGGCGGGTAACGAGACCACGACCTCCTTGCTCGGCAGCGCGATGCTGACATTCTTCCAGCATCCGGAACAGGCGGAGGCGGTGAAGAGCGATCCCGCACTGCTGAAGCAGGCGATCGAGGAGGTCATCCGCTACCGCGGTCCGCTGATGAACGCCAACGACCGCTGGGTGGCCGAGGATTTCGAATATCAAGGGCAGCAGCTGAAGAAGGGCGATCACATCTATCTGTGCGTCACCTCGGCCAACCGCGACGAATCGCGTTTCCCGGATGCGGCGACCTTCGATATCCGGCGCGAGGACGGGCAGCGCCACCTGGGCTTCGGCAAGGGCATGCACTTCTGCCTGGGCGCCCCGCTGGCTCGCCTGGAAGCATCGGTCGGCCTGAGCACAGTGCTGCGGCGCATGCCGGATATCGCGCTCGCCGTCGGGATGGACGAACTCACCTGGCGCCCCGGAATCACCTCCAGCACCTTGGAGACGTTGCCCGTGCGCTTCTGA
- a CDS encoding hemerythrin domain-containing protein: protein MEKPDVTMMILVHDAFRRDVRRLRAVAGQAAGDPAVFDALCAGWDTFRRYLIVHHTAEDDVLWPVLRAELADRPDRGPLLDAMVDEHAQLDPIMAEIDAALSQRSVADLVARFDALGRVLVFHLDHEEVEVLPLVRDTLTPSEWKVFGDDQRRRVGLRGGSRFFPWLLDGASPEGVAHALALLPPPLRLVYRFVWRPRYERRSPWPWQFLSPSGAG, encoded by the coding sequence ATGGAGAAACCCGATGTGACCATGATGATCCTGGTGCACGACGCCTTCCGCCGGGACGTGCGCCGGCTGCGGGCGGTCGCGGGACAGGCCGCCGGTGATCCGGCCGTGTTCGATGCCCTGTGCGCGGGGTGGGATACCTTCCGCCGGTATCTGATCGTGCACCACACCGCCGAGGACGATGTGCTCTGGCCCGTGCTGCGTGCCGAACTCGCCGACCGTCCGGATCGTGGGCCCCTGCTCGACGCGATGGTCGACGAGCATGCGCAATTGGATCCGATCATGGCCGAGATCGACGCGGCGCTGTCACAGCGTTCCGTCGCGGATCTGGTCGCCCGATTCGACGCGCTCGGCCGGGTCCTGGTGTTCCATCTCGACCACGAGGAGGTCGAGGTGCTGCCTCTCGTGCGGGACACGCTGACCCCGTCGGAGTGGAAGGTCTTCGGCGACGATCAGCGCCGTCGCGTCGGATTGCGCGGCGGGAGCCGGTTCTTCCCGTGGTTGCTCGACGGCGCGTCCCCGGAGGGGGTCGCTCACGCCCTGGCCCTGCTGCCCCCGCCGCTGCGGTTGGTCTATCGATTCGTCTGGCGTCCCCGGTACGAACGCCGTTCGCCGTGGCCGTGGCAGTTCCTGTCGCCGTCGGGAGCCGGATAG
- a CDS encoding MFS transporter, producing the protein MSSEVGTVRNAWARLGSDRKMLALAVIAVAQLTVVLDVSIVNVALPSIQQDLGFSTTGLEWVVNAYALAFGSLLLLGGRIADVLGRRRILMAGLALLVVASLGGGLAPGPGWLIAARVAQGVAGAMIAPAALSLIATTFAQGAERNRAMGVYAGMSGAGGALGNLLGGVLTDGLSWRWVLFVNVPIGILALLLSPRAFRPSVRSGGRIDTIGALTATGGMSLIVFGLMHAASDSWGSAATVRSLVAGVAALVAFVIVEARQREPLMALRIWSDRNRAGGYIVMLVVGAAIIAVFYFLTLFMQIVLGFSAMRTGFGFLAFAVGAGITASASGRLIGRTGPRPLLGIGMTALAAGLFWLSMLDADARYFPDLAGPLVLAGCGVGLCFVPLTLAAVVRVDADVAGVSSALLNTCQQLGSALGLAVFGTIAATATRHRLGAAASGHDAVGGPMPPQARRMLGEALAHGYALAYLVAAATVAVACVIAVVAVREVADEADGVPVAG; encoded by the coding sequence ATGAGTAGCGAAGTGGGTACTGTCCGGAACGCGTGGGCGCGACTCGGCAGCGACCGGAAGATGTTGGCGCTGGCCGTCATCGCGGTCGCGCAGCTGACCGTCGTGCTGGACGTGTCGATCGTCAATGTCGCACTACCCTCGATTCAGCAGGATCTGGGCTTCTCCACTACCGGCCTGGAATGGGTGGTCAACGCCTATGCGCTGGCCTTCGGCAGTCTGCTGCTGCTGGGTGGGCGGATCGCCGACGTCCTCGGTCGGCGCCGGATCCTGATGGCGGGCCTGGCGCTGCTCGTCGTCGCATCCCTGGGGGGCGGGCTGGCGCCCGGGCCGGGCTGGCTGATCGCCGCCCGGGTCGCCCAGGGGGTGGCGGGCGCGATGATCGCCCCGGCCGCCCTGTCGCTGATCGCGACCACCTTCGCGCAGGGCGCCGAACGCAATCGCGCCATGGGCGTCTACGCGGGCATGTCCGGAGCGGGCGGTGCGCTCGGCAACCTGCTCGGCGGCGTGCTCACCGACGGATTGAGCTGGCGCTGGGTGCTTTTCGTCAATGTGCCGATCGGCATCCTCGCATTGCTGCTGTCGCCCAGGGCATTTCGTCCTTCGGTGCGCTCGGGCGGGCGCATCGACACCATCGGCGCGCTGACCGCCACGGGCGGTATGTCGCTGATCGTCTTCGGGCTCATGCACGCCGCATCGGATTCGTGGGGTAGTGCCGCGACCGTCCGGTCCCTGGTCGCCGGTGTCGCCGCGCTGGTGGCGTTCGTGATCGTGGAGGCTCGGCAGCGGGAACCGTTGATGGCGTTGCGTATCTGGTCCGATCGCAACCGGGCCGGTGGCTACATCGTCATGCTGGTGGTCGGCGCGGCGATCATCGCGGTGTTCTACTTCCTCACGCTGTTCATGCAGATCGTGCTCGGATTCAGCGCGATGCGAACAGGTTTCGGCTTCCTGGCGTTCGCGGTCGGCGCCGGAATCACCGCGAGCGCGAGCGGGCGGCTGATCGGGCGTACGGGGCCCCGACCGCTGCTGGGAATCGGGATGACCGCGCTGGCGGCGGGCCTGTTCTGGTTGTCGATGCTCGATGCCGACGCCCGGTACTTCCCCGATCTCGCGGGCCCGCTGGTGCTGGCGGGGTGTGGTGTCGGTCTGTGCTTCGTGCCGCTGACCCTCGCGGCGGTGGTGCGGGTGGATGCCGACGTGGCGGGGGTGTCCTCGGCGCTGCTCAATACCTGCCAGCAGCTGGGATCGGCGCTGGGGCTGGCGGTATTCGGCACCATCGCCGCGACCGCCACCCGTCATCGGCTCGGCGCCGCGGCGAGCGGGCACGACGCGGTCGGCGGGCCGATGCCGCCGCAAGCGCGGCGGATGCTCGGTGAGGCGCTGGCGCACGGCTACGCCCTGGCCTACCTCGTCGCCGCGGCGACCGTGGCGGTCGCGTGCGTGATCGCGGTGGTCGCCGTGCGCGAAGTCGCCGACGAAGCCGACGGCGTCCCCGTGGCGGGATGA
- a CDS encoding TetR/AcrR family transcriptional regulator, with the protein MDDVREWAAASPADRGPDPRVVRSRQAALNAARDLLAEQGRTGVTHVAVAARSGVGRTTLYRHWPDVAALLEEVIVEQIDRNHAAPTGDLRTDLISELNGLRRLLHDPVGENGMRAVLDRAPFDPAFADLKEALYQAGSAGFRAILRGAQERGDLPAGTDVSLMIEQLAGPLFFRRLLGGRDIGARYVDTVVDDALRLHAGRGRGDTAG; encoded by the coding sequence GTGGACGACGTCCGGGAATGGGCGGCCGCGAGCCCGGCCGATCGCGGGCCCGACCCGCGGGTGGTGCGCAGTCGGCAGGCCGCGCTGAACGCCGCTCGAGACCTTCTGGCCGAGCAGGGCCGCACGGGCGTCACCCATGTCGCGGTCGCCGCCCGCAGCGGAGTCGGCCGCACCACCCTGTATCGACACTGGCCCGATGTCGCGGCGCTGCTCGAGGAGGTGATCGTCGAACAGATCGATCGCAATCACGCGGCGCCGACCGGCGATCTGCGCACCGACCTGATCAGCGAGTTGAACGGCCTGCGGCGGCTGCTACACGACCCGGTCGGCGAGAACGGAATGCGCGCGGTCCTCGACCGCGCACCCTTCGATCCGGCCTTCGCCGACCTGAAAGAGGCGCTGTATCAAGCGGGTTCGGCCGGTTTCCGGGCGATCCTGCGCGGTGCGCAGGAACGCGGCGACCTGCCGGCCGGCACCGATGTGTCGCTCATGATCGAGCAGCTGGCCGGCCCGCTGTTCTTCCGCCGCCTGTTGGGGGGTCGCGATATCGGTGCGAGGTACGTGGACACGGTCGTCGACGACGCGCTGCGGCTGCACGCCGGCCGGGGCCGCGGCGACACCGCCGGGTGA
- a CDS encoding nuclear transport factor 2 family protein: MSANASAAELLATVERSPQAVAVHDRDAWVGLFAPDGRVEDPVGSRPHIGRAAIERFYDTFIGPNGIAFRIDHDVVCGTTVYRDLAIETTMSTGVTLRVPMHLRYDLDRIGDDWRIGRLCAHWELPVMVGQLLTAGGRGLGAAAKLAPQLLGNQGIGGALGFARGFVRVGAAGKRAATGLLVAAASGDVAGVRAVLSPDAVVEWPVGDPVGHAEFVNRVRGLEISKPIAAGRFVTVSVRTPDERGVAEVEVKGRRVVALRGFVGAAGDH, from the coding sequence ATGTCCGCGAACGCGTCGGCGGCCGAACTGCTCGCCACGGTGGAACGATCGCCGCAGGCGGTGGCGGTGCACGATCGCGATGCCTGGGTCGGCCTGTTCGCCCCGGACGGCCGGGTGGAGGACCCGGTGGGTTCGCGCCCGCACATCGGCCGCGCCGCGATCGAACGGTTCTACGACACCTTCATCGGCCCCAATGGCATCGCCTTCCGCATCGATCACGATGTGGTGTGCGGAACGACGGTCTATCGCGATCTGGCCATCGAAACCACCATGTCCACCGGCGTCACCCTGCGCGTGCCCATGCATCTGCGCTACGACCTGGACCGGATCGGTGACGACTGGCGAATCGGCCGCTTGTGCGCGCACTGGGAACTGCCGGTGATGGTGGGCCAGTTGCTGACCGCCGGCGGTCGCGGACTCGGTGCCGCCGCGAAACTCGCGCCGCAACTGCTGGGAAATCAGGGCATCGGCGGCGCGCTGGGTTTCGCGCGGGGATTCGTCCGGGTCGGGGCGGCGGGTAAACGGGCCGCGACCGGGCTGCTGGTGGCGGCCGCGAGCGGGGACGTGGCGGGCGTGCGTGCGGTCCTGAGCCCGGACGCGGTGGTGGAGTGGCCGGTCGGTGATCCGGTCGGGCATGCCGAATTCGTGAATCGTGTTCGGGGACTGGAGATCAGCAAGCCGATCGCGGCGGGACGGTTCGTCACGGTGAGCGTGCGGACGCCGGATGAACGCGGTGTCGCGGAAGTGGAAGTGAAGGGCCGCCGCGTGGTGGCGTTGCGAGGATTCGTCGGCGCGGCCGGGGATCACTGA
- a CDS encoding class I SAM-dependent methyltransferase, translating into MQVGQPSRTAMATAQARAYHQLADEPRIFTDPLAVRMVGEQAARDNPFDRGVDPDLVRRRRLFLAARSRFAEDTVADAIAAGTRQVVILGAGMDTSAYRNPHPRVRYFEVDHPDTQQWKRNRLAEADIAVPPSLSFVPVDFARDSLAAALARAGLDRDAAAVFVWLGVVVYLEPAAIAETLRYIGGQGEAAIAVLDYSYPPDAGQRARAKRVAAVGEPWISFFTAEQMRAELETAGFTEIDDLAAADAVRTYSRESAAAVSISGPHLVRAATRRTS; encoded by the coding sequence ATGCAGGTCGGGCAACCCAGTAGAACCGCGATGGCCACCGCGCAGGCCAGGGCATACCACCAACTCGCCGACGAACCGCGGATCTTCACCGATCCGCTGGCGGTACGCATGGTCGGCGAACAAGCGGCTCGCGACAATCCCTTCGATCGGGGGGTGGATCCGGATCTGGTGCGCCGGCGCCGCCTGTTCCTGGCCGCGCGCAGCCGCTTCGCCGAGGACACCGTCGCCGACGCGATCGCCGCGGGCACCCGGCAGGTGGTGATCCTGGGCGCGGGGATGGACACCTCCGCCTACCGCAATCCACATCCGCGGGTGCGGTATTTCGAGGTCGACCATCCCGATACCCAGCAATGGAAGCGAAACCGGCTGGCCGAGGCCGACATCGCGGTACCACCGTCGTTGTCGTTCGTCCCCGTCGATTTCGCGCGGGATTCCCTCGCCGCCGCGCTGGCACGAGCGGGGCTCGATCGCGACGCCGCCGCGGTCTTCGTCTGGCTGGGTGTGGTGGTCTATCTCGAACCGGCCGCCATCGCCGAGACACTGCGGTATATCGGAGGGCAGGGCGAGGCCGCGATCGCGGTCCTCGACTATTCCTACCCGCCCGATGCCGGACAGCGAGCGCGCGCGAAACGCGTTGCCGCCGTCGGTGAACCGTGGATCAGCTTCTTCACCGCCGAACAGATGCGCGCCGAACTGGAGACGGCCGGCTTCACCGAGATCGACGACCTGGCCGCGGCGGACGCGGTGCGGACGTATTCGCGCGAATCGGCGGCCGCGGTGAGTATTTCGGGCCCGCACCTGGTGCGCGCCGCGACCCGTCGCACGAGCTGA
- a CDS encoding NtaA/DmoA family FMN-dependent monooxygenase (This protein belongs to a clade of FMN-dependent monooxygenases, within a broader family of flavin-dependent oxidoreductases, the luciferase-like monooxygenase (LMM) family, some of whose members use coenzyme F420 rather than FMN.): protein MGSRTGRRPLKIVTGVSGSPKIYDAAIDPRRSTLDDALAIARLAEQHRFDALFAADLLSFGAQGAIGAQEPLIFLSALSAVTEHVGLIATVTTTFHHPYNLARLFGTLDHISNGRSAWNAVTSSVGEENYGAGELPSPEERYARAGEVLEVVNALFDSWQPGALTADGRGGAVVHAELVRPIDHIGRHFTVRGPLNIPPLPQRRPVQFQAGQSEGGVELGARYAEVVFTSLATLDDALTYAKKIRTRAADLGRAQGLPLIFSSLHTTYGATEAEVRRLVRERAEAADFEAGRHALADMLGGGVDLSELPLDRPIPESVLPQVHSVNRRRGRVEIFTALARSGKTLRELIVAAEDTGHWAAAGTPEQLADAIEERYDAGVLDVIGLGGLDAPRERDFLLNGLLPELRRRGIVGADYAGTTFRENLELPPPAG, encoded by the coding sequence ATGGGTAGCAGGACCGGTCGGCGACCGCTGAAAATCGTTACCGGGGTGAGTGGTTCACCAAAGATCTACGATGCGGCGATCGATCCGCGGCGTTCGACGCTCGACGATGCGCTCGCCATCGCCCGGCTCGCCGAACAGCACCGCTTCGACGCGCTGTTCGCGGCGGATCTGCTGAGTTTCGGCGCGCAGGGCGCGATCGGCGCGCAGGAACCGCTGATCTTCCTGTCCGCGCTCAGTGCCGTCACCGAACATGTCGGCCTGATCGCCACTGTGACAACGACTTTCCACCACCCCTACAATCTGGCCCGGCTGTTCGGGACCCTCGACCACATCAGCAACGGCCGATCGGCCTGGAATGCGGTCACCTCGTCGGTGGGAGAGGAGAACTACGGAGCGGGGGAGCTGCCGAGCCCGGAGGAGCGCTACGCCCGCGCGGGTGAGGTACTCGAGGTGGTGAACGCGCTGTTCGACAGCTGGCAACCGGGTGCGCTGACCGCGGACGGTCGCGGGGGCGCGGTTGTGCACGCCGAGCTGGTGCGGCCCATCGATCACATCGGGCGCCATTTCACCGTGCGCGGCCCGCTGAACATTCCACCGCTGCCGCAGCGGCGTCCCGTGCAGTTCCAGGCCGGACAGTCCGAGGGCGGAGTGGAATTGGGGGCTCGATACGCCGAGGTGGTGTTCACCTCGCTGGCGACCCTCGACGATGCCCTGACCTACGCGAAGAAGATCAGGACCCGCGCCGCGGATCTGGGCCGCGCCCAGGGGCTGCCGCTGATCTTCAGTTCCCTGCACACCACCTACGGCGCCACCGAGGCCGAGGTTCGGCGGCTGGTCCGGGAGCGGGCGGAGGCCGCCGATTTCGAGGCGGGCCGCCACGCGCTGGCCGATATGCTCGGCGGCGGGGTGGATCTGTCGGAGCTGCCCCTGGACCGGCCGATTCCGGAATCGGTACTGCCGCAGGTGCATTCGGTGAACCGGCGCCGCGGCCGGGTGGAGATCTTCACCGCTCTCGCCCGATCCGGGAAGACACTGCGCGAGCTGATCGTGGCAGCCGAGGACACCGGCCACTGGGCGGCCGCCGGCACCCCCGAACAACTCGCCGACGCGATCGAGGAACGCTACGACGCCGGAGTGCTCGATGTGATCGGCCTGGGCGGCCTCGACGCTCCGCGCGAGCGTGACTTCCTGCTCAACGGCCTGCTCCCCGAATTGCGCCGCCGTGGCATCGTCGGCGCGGACTACGCCGGAACGACCTTCCGAGAGAACCTGGAACTGCCACCGCCGGCCGGATGA
- a CDS encoding 4Fe-4S dicluster domain-containing protein — MIELVHAPACIACDKCVDVCPTNVFDRGDDGIPVIARQSDCQTCFMCEAYCPADALYVDPESVPLAAGQVVPRQHIGAYRREIGWGQGRRPGSLSAVGPELPAGPPPRVPGA; from the coding sequence GGTTCACGCCCCCGCCTGCATCGCCTGCGACAAGTGCGTCGACGTCTGCCCGACGAACGTCTTCGACCGCGGCGACGACGGAATCCCCGTGATCGCACGGCAATCCGACTGTCAGACCTGTTTCATGTGCGAGGCGTACTGCCCGGCCGACGCGCTCTACGTCGATCCAGAATCGGTCCCGCTGGCTGCCGGACAGGTGGTGCCGCGGCAGCACATCGGCGCGTATCGGCGCGAAATCGGCTGGGGGCAGGGGCGCCGGCCCGGCAGCCTGTCCGCGGTCGGCCCCGAACTCCCTGCCGGTCCGCCGCCCCGGGTGCCCGGAGCCTGA